Proteins encoded together in one Spartobacteria bacterium window:
- a CDS encoding DUF2442 domain-containing protein — MHPSVKAVTPKDDYLLEVTFHNGEKGNLDMKPYLNFGIFSRIRNKDAFQKVRVVFDTIEWEAGADLDPEFVYRKCDKTNNSQRVEDNRSVCQGS; from the coding sequence ATGCACCCATCTGTAAAAGCAGTCACTCCTAAAGATGACTACCTGCTTGAAGTCACATTTCATAATGGAGAAAAGGGGAATTTGGATATGAAACCCTATCTGAATTTTGGAATTTTTAGCCGCATCAGGAACAAAGATGCTTTTCAAAAAGTGCGGGTTGTATTCGACACAATCGAGTGGGAGGCAGGCGCAGACCTTGATCCGGAGTTCGTCTATCGAAAATGCGATAAAACCAATAACTCGCAGCGAGTGGAAGACAATCGAAGTGTTTGCCAAGGTTCCTGA